The Apium graveolens cultivar Ventura chromosome 6, ASM990537v1, whole genome shotgun sequence genome contains a region encoding:
- the LOC141663820 gene encoding CO(2)-response secreted protease-like: MSDLNESLLNINIKKIIGAMNFYKHNQTARDYFGYGTHTASIAAGAVIPGVFYYGLPTGTAMSGSPNSRIAIYKVCDSLGCSEAAMLLAMDAAIHNGVNIMSLSIGEGYTDIWTDPVAIGGFYAVENGIMVVCSAGNYGPTSSSVVNFTPWLTTVGASNIDQPFIANVVLGNNRVIKV; this comes from the exons ATGTCTGACTTGAATGAATCTTTACTGAATATtaatattaagaaaataattGGGGCAATGAACTTTTACAAGCACAACCAGACAGCTAGAGACTATTTTGGATATGGCACCCACACCGCATCAATAGCAGCTGGAGCAGTTATTCCTGGAGTTTTCTATTACGGCTTACCTACTGGAACTGCCATGAGCGGTTCACCAAATTCAAGGATCGCCATATATAAAGTGTGCGACTCTTTAGGCTGCTCTGAAGCAGCGATGCTACTAGCAATGGATGCAGCAATACATAATGGGGTGAACATAATGTCTTTATCCATTGGTGAAGGATATACTGATATATGGACTGACCCGGTGGCCATTGGTGGATTTTATGCTGTTGAAAATGGAATCATGGTTGTTTGTTCTGCTGGTAATTATGGGCCTACAAGTTCGAGTGTCGTAAATTTTACACCTTGGCTGACAACAGTGGGGGCTTCTAACATTGACCAGCCATTCATCGCCAATGTTGTGTTGGGTAACAATCGAGTTATCAAG GTGTAG